In a genomic window of Mercenaria mercenaria strain notata unplaced genomic scaffold, MADL_Memer_1 contig_1980, whole genome shotgun sequence:
- the LOC128552053 gene encoding uncharacterized protein LOC128552053: MAEKASQETVGYEEDNVLEEEKNCKLTYFFRDILKKRIDFQMSSDEVTDIISAVEFLVRIIVTAVSSNVIWLPFSRIVKVGSMAEGTSVGSPDEFDYLVVLEQKGVEVSRSCEQKRGYAHIKVTDPHLQRIWRKWLYGDYLQGAFTHGFSEIFPGYFDTLGNAFMYEVGEIIRYLKDDLFCLRPTGRMLIDKNIQ, encoded by the coding sequence ATGGCTGAGAAAGCTAGTCAAGAGACAGTTGGATATGAAGAGGATAATGTTTTGGAAGAAGAAAAGAATTGTAAACTGACGTATTTCTTTCGCGATATACTAAAAAAACGCATAGACTTCCAAATGTCTAGTGATGAAGTTACAGATATAATATCTGCTGTTGAATTTTTAGTAAGGATTATAGTGACGGCAGTCAGTTCTAACGTGATATGGCTACCATTCTCGCGAATTGTCAAAGTTGGAAGCATGGCAGAAGGAACAAGCGTTGGAAGTCCCGATGAGTTCGATTATCTTGTTGTTCTTGAACAAAAAGGAGTAGAAGTCAGTAGGAGCTGTGAGCAGAAAAGAGGATATGCGCATATAAAGGTAACAGACCCTCACTTGCAAAGGATATGGAGAAAATGGCTATATGGTGACTATTTACAGGGGGCTTTTACTCATGGATTTTCAGAAATTTTCCCAGGATATTTTGATACGCTAGGAAATGCTTTTATGTATGAGGTTGGGGAAATAATCAGATATTTAAAGGACGATCTGTTTTGTCTCAGACCGACAGGTCGGATGCTTATCGACAAAAACATACAGTAG